The genomic segment AGAAAAACTGGGCCAGTTATGGTCGTTGACCAGGGGGATCAGGTCCTGCAGGTTGTGTTCGGAAGTGCCTTCCCGGATCATGACATGCATGCCCTTGGCCAGCTTTTCCGCAGCTTCCTCCAGGCTGACGCATTCGTGGTCGCTTCGGGGACCGGCCAGGATGTAGGTGTTGAGTTCCTTGCCCTTGAGACCAGGAGCATGGCCATCGATTGTCAGTGACCGGGCCATGTCCAGCTTGGCCATTACCCCGGGCTCCTGATTGATGACCCCGGGGAAATTCATCATCTCGCCCAGCCCCAGGAATCTGTCCGGATACTTGTAGTAAAGTTCTCTCAGGTCGTTGGCAGCCAGGGACGCTCCAGCGGTTTCCATATGGGTGGCCGGAACACATGAAGGCAGCATGAAATATATGCGTACCGGCAGGTGGGCAGTGGATTCCAGAAAGTATTCTATGCCTTCAGTTCCAAGCACATTGGCTATTTCATGGGGGTCACAGACCACAGTGGCTGTGCCCCGGCCGGCTGCAGCCCGGGCAAATTCAGGGGGTGAAAGAAGGGTGGATTCCACATGGATATGGGCTTCAATAAAGCCGGGACAAAGATAAGCGCCCTGGGCGTTGATCACCTTTTCAGCCCTGTATTCCTCAAAACCCAGGACAATCCCGTCCTTGACAGCAACACTGCAGGCCTCGATTCCACCGGACAGGGTGTTGACCAGATTAACGTTGGTCATCAACAGGTCTGCAGGTCCATCTCCTTTGGCGGCTTCCAGGAGTTTTGAGCTGATGCGGGTGGAAACAGGCAAGATCATCCCCCTTTGCTAAAGAAAGATTGTCCCTGGACCGTGGACAGTAAGTCCGAAGCAGGCACCGGGTTAATTCCCCGGACCCGGTCCGGACAAATGAACCCCTGCAGCCCGTTGCAGGCAACCCGGCCTTGATAAACCCGTTTATAATTAATTTCAAGAGGAACAAAACCAGGTTCTGGTCAATGACTGGCAGCAGGCAGGAACGGACAACCGGTCATGTCCGGGGCTGATTTTACCGGTCAACCTTCAAGGGCCGGACCTGCAGAGTGAGGCCTGTGTTGTCCTCAACCACCACCAGGGTTCCGGGTTCCAGCAGATCACCGTTCAGATTAACAGCCTGCCAGATCTCACCCCGCAGAGTCACCTGCCCCTTTGGGTCCAGGGCTGTGCAGACAACTGCCCGGGAACCGTGGAGCCTGGCAATGACGCTTTGGGGGCTGGATTTGAGAGCTTTTCTGTAAAGAGGGTAAAAGGCAATGTCTTTGATGATCCAGGCCGACACAATCAGCCAGCCAGTCCAGGCTGAGATCCAGGCCTGATCCCAGACAAACCGGACTATGATCCCCAAAAGGAGAAAGCCGGGGATCTGAAGCAGGGTATATAAAACTGGAGGCTTCATATCAGGCTGGTACCTGGTACTCTGTGTGGATTACAACCCTTGAAGTTCATGATAACGGCCTTTAATCCAAAAATAATCTGTCAGCCTGAACAGGCCGGAATTCCATTGATTCTTTACCGGATTTTTCCAGTCTTTTTGGGAGTAAACCGCATCCACTTGGATGTGCAAACATGTTTATTGTGGCTGCAGAACTCGATCCTTGTCCAGGACCTGGGCTTTTGATAAATTTATACTTGAATTATCGTTAGTTATCAAGGGCGTTCAACTGCCAGGACCAGGTGACCTTATTGCGGCAAATGGGCCCTGGTTGACTGATTCAAGTTTTCATTCTGATGGAGACACATAATGATTTTGGCGCGGTTGAATTTTTTGCTGTGGACACCTTTGCTGCAGGGATTTACCGGACCTGGCTGGGCCCTGGGTGAGCCAGGGGTTGCTGCCCGGCTGGGATCAATCCTGATGCTCTTTATCCTGGTTCTGATGCTTATGGAAAGATGGTCCAGGAAGGGCAAAATGACTTATACTGTTGGCTCGTATAAAAGGCTTCCCAGGTATTCCCTCTCCAGGTCCGGATCAGCTTTCAGCGAAGTTAATGAACTGGAAGGGGCAGTTACGGGAGGTGAGGTTAAAACAGTTTTTGGTGCTGTTCCGACCAGAGACAAGGAAACAAAGTGTCCCTGAGACTCGATTTTAAAAGGACATTTGTTTTCGCTGCAGTCAAGTCTGGTATATCTTTATCCAGTGAACCGCCCCGAACATGCACAGCTTGAACAGGCTGTGTTTCAGCTTTCCATTAAAAACATGATCAAAGAGCAGCTTAACCGCCCTGCCATTGATAAGCCTTGTTTCAGCAGTCCCTGACCAATGGTAAAGGACTGCTGCCATGCCCATGGCTGTCAGCTTCAATCACTGGATCGGTCATAACTGGTTCATGCCTTCAAGCTGATCACCTTGTCCATGTATTTCAGTCCGGCCTGCCTGTGATTGATGAGGATTACGGTCTTGCCCTGCATGACCTCGGCCAGAGTCTTCCAGAGTTCATCCTCAGTAGCAGGGTCCAGTCCTTCAGTGGGTTCATCAAGAAAAAGTATCCTGGATTTTTTGAGCAGGGTCCTGGCAATGCTTAAACGTCTGCCCTGCCCTCCGGACAACCTGGTTCCAGCCTGGCCCACCAGGGTATCCAGGCCATGGGGAAGTGAACGGACATAGTCTTCAAGTTTTGCTGTCCCCAGGGCAGCGTAAAGGTGCCGGTCTGAAGCTTCAGGGTCAGCCAGCAGAAGATTTTCCCGGATGGTAGCATTAAACAGGTAAGTGTCCTGGGCCACAACCCCGATCCAGGAACGGATCCTCCAGGAATCATACTTGCCAAGCTCATGTCCCCCCAGAAAAATCTGCCCTTGGTCCGGGACGTAAAACTTCAGAAGCAGGTTAACAAGGCTGGTTTTCCCGGATCCTGTCGGACCTGTAATCCCTACTTTCTGACCTGATTCAATCCTGAAGCTCAAGTCCTGATGCACTGGAACTGTTCTTCCTGGATAGACAAAGCTTACCTTTTTAAATTCAATGTCCCATTTATCAGGTTCGGGCATGACTGTCTGGGGTTCTTTTATAACACCAGGCTGGTTGATAATGGAAAACAGTCTTTCTGCAGATGCCCTGGTTCTGCCCCAGGCCTTAAGGGCTGATGGCAGCTGCTGAACGCCTTCAAAGCTGAGGAGCGCCAGAACCGCCAGCATGGGCAGATTCTGGGGGGACAAGGTCCCGGCCTCCACCAGGGGGATGGATATAATCAGGACACCCCACAGGGCCAGGCCTGTAAAGAGAATCAGGCCTGACTCGGAAAGGGCTTCTATGCGCATAAGTCCTGTCTGAATCAGGGCCTGGTTTCGATTCTCCTGCAGGAGTAATTTGGCCACATTGCGGGTCTGACCAAAGACTATCAGCTCTTCTAAGCCCCTTGCCAGATCTATGGCCGTAGTACGCATCAAAACAAGGGACTGGACCTGAGCCCTGCCTTTGGAGGACCCCAGGTGCAGGGTGGCCAGGGGCAGGGCTGCACCGGCCAGGGCCCACATCAGACCAAGATGCAGGGCCATGGCCAGACTGAAATTAAGGACAAAGATGAACACCAGAGACAGGACAAGAACAGCTGAAAGTACCGGGAGAACAAAGCGCAGATAAAATTCATCCAGGTTGTCAATGTCGGACTTGATCCTGGAAAAGATGTCCCCACTGTGCAGGTCCTTGATTCCAGCCGGGGCAATGGGCTCCAGCCGTCTGAAAAACCAGACCCGAAGCCATGTCAGCAGTTTGAAGGTGGCCTGGTGAGAAACCAGTCTTTCAGCGTATCTGCCAAGAGTACGCACTATGGCCAGGGTTCTGATCCCTCCTGCAGGCAGGTGGTAATTAAAGGGGACCCCGCTTATTCCAGCCAGGGCCATACAGGCCAGAAACCAGGCTGCAAGGCTTAAAAGTGCGGCATTGGCCAAGAGGGTGATGGCTGAACAGACAACTCCCAGGAGCATCCACTTCCACTGGGAAAGCAAGAGTCTGAGTAATGGATAGAGCACGTTCATGATATGTCTTCCAGGCCCTGTCAGGTAATCCGAACTATGTTTCGGGCCCTGGGAAGTATTTCCTCATCGTGAGCAACCATAATTACGCATTTTGTCCGGGCCATTTCCAGAATGGATTCATAAATCATGTCTCTTACTTTTTTATCCAGGCCTGCACCAGGTTCGTCCAGAAGAACCAGGGGAGCATCCCGGATAAAGGTTCTGGCCAGGGCCACCCTTTGCCGCTGCCCTCCTGACAGATGGGCCCCGTCTTCTCCGGCAATGGTTTCATAGCCCTGGGGCAGAGAGTCAATTTCCCTGTGGACCCGGGCCTTGACTGCGGCATCCCGGACCTGTTCCAGAGGTGCTGCTCCGCGGCCTGTTCTGATATTGTCTGCAATGCTCCGGCTCAGCAGGTGCGGTTTCTGGGGAAGAAACGCAACATGTTTTAGCCATGAGGCTTGATCTAAACTGTGCAGGTCCATCCTGTTCACCAGGACCTTTCCTGAGTCAGGTTTAAGCAGTCCGAGAATCAGCCGGAGGCTGGTTGTTTTTCCGTGTCCACTGGTCCCGATCAGGCAGGTCAGGCCAGGGCCTGGAGCCTGGAAGCTGAGATTGGAAATGATTTTTTGACCACCCGGATATGCATAAGAGACCCGGTCAAACTCAATTTCAACTGAGCCAAACCCGGCTGTGATGGTTCCTGATCCAGGGGAGTGTTCTGGCAGATCCAAAAAATCAACCACTTTTTCCGCAGCAGAAACAGCCGACATTTTAGAATGAAAATGGGTCCCAAGGTTTCTTAAAGGCAGGTAAAATTCAGGGGCCAGGATCAGAATAAAGAACGCGCTTCCAAAAAGCATGTCCCCCCAGAGCAGTCTGAAACCGATGATTACAGCCACCACAGCCACACTGACCGTGGCCATGAACTCCAGGACCAGTGAACTCAGAAAGGCTACCTTAAGCACCGACAGAGTACTTTGGGCGTATTCACTGGATACCTGCTCAACAACCTTGGCCTCTCTTTTCCCGGCATTAAACATTTTCAGGGTTGTCAGACCCTGGATGGCATCAAGAAACCTGTGGCTCAGGCGGTTGATTCTCTCCCACTGGGCCTGATTCAGGGATTCTGCTTTTCTGCCGATGACAATCATGAAAAAAGGGATAAATGGTGCAGTAAGAAGCAGGATAAGCCCGGACACCCAGTCCAGGGGAAAAATGAAAAATAAGATGGCCGGGGGAATCATGGCTGCCAGGGCCAGTTGAGGCAGGTATCCGGAAAAGTATCCGTCCAGGGATTCAACTCCGTCCACCATCAGATTGACCATCTCACCGGAAGATTTGAGGCTGGTGTTGACCGGATCCAGAGAGTGCAGTTTCCTGAAAAGGGTTTCCCGGATTGTTTGCTTCACTTTGACTGCAGCCAGGCCTGAGAAATATCTTGAGCACCAGATGAGCCCGGTCCTGCAGACAATCAACCCCAGGATAAGCCAAAGTCCGGGCAGGACATCTACAAGCCCGTGATCATCAAAGATCACATGGTGGACTGTCCAGGCCAGGACAGAAGCCTGAATGATCAGCAGAATACCTGCACCAAGGCCTAAGCCTGTTGATAGTACAAGGCAGGTTGAGGCCGGTCTGATAAATCCTTCCAGCCACTTTTTTACTCGCAAGTCAGGCAATTTCTTTCCTGTTACAAGGAGGGAATAATGGCTCTGCCCAGCCGGGCAGGATACCCGGCTGGGCAGAGTCGGGCCTAATAAGCCTCTTCATATTCAAGGTCTTCCTGAGTGATCTTATGACCGAAGCGGATATGCACCCAGGCCTGGTAGGCAATAACCAGAGGCACAAAGGTCAGGGCCACCCCGAGCATGATCTGGAGGGTAAGGGTGCTGGAAGCTGAATTGGCAATGGTCATGCTGTACGCCGGATCAATGGTGGAAGGCAGGAGTTTGGGAAAAAGCCCGATAACCCCAAACAGAGTTACTCCAATGATGCCTGCAGCCGATGATGCCCAGGCCTTCCATTGTTCGCCATTATCCAAGTATTTCCTGGTAAGGACCAGACCGGTGACCGGGAGAAGCAGGACAATGAACAGGGCCGGATTATTCAGGTAATTGTCAAAAAGGCTGGTATACAAGAGGCTCAACCCCAGAAAAACAACAACCATGACCAGTACAGCCACCCACATCTTTCTGGCCAGGCTGGTTGCTCTTTTTTCCAGTTCTCCACTGCTTTTCACAGCCAGCCAGAGACTGCCGTGCATGGAAAACATGACCACAAAGAGCACCCCTCCGGCCAGTCCGTATGGATTGAGCAGGGTCAGCAGGTTGCCTTCATTGATCTGCTGGGCATTGAGGGGAATGCCCATAAAGATATTGGCAAAGGCCACCCCGAAAAGAAGGGCCGGCAGAAAACTGCCCAGTACATTACATCCATCCCAGAACTTCCTCCACGAGTCACTGTCTACTTTGCGTCTGAACTCATAGGACACGCCCCTGAATATAAGTGCGAAAAGGAGCAGAAGCAAGGGAGTGTAGAGGCTGCTGAAAAGAACAGCGTAGGTTGCAGGAAAGGCTGCAAAGGTCACTCCCCCGGCTGTGATCAGCCAGACCTGATTACCGTCCCAGAACGGACCGGCAGCATTATAGATAACTCGTTTGTCAGTCTCTCCCTGAGCCAGAAAAGGCATGTTCATGCCCAGTCCCAGATCATATCCGTCCAGGGCGAAATAGACCGCCCATAATATTCCCCAGAGCAAAAACCAGGTGGTCTCAAGCATGGGTTACCTCCCAGTTAAAATGTTTGTTAACAGCATGGTAATTGGTTTGATGCGGGTTAATAATTGTTGAATGTCCGCCGGGCTATTCCTGGACTGCTGGTTCCGGTCCTTTGCGTCCGTATTTGGACAAAAGAAACACGCACAAAGCCACCAGAAGTCCGTAGATGGCCATGAAGCCGGCAAGGGAACCGGCAACCTGGGCAGTGGTAATACCTGGAGAAACAGCCTCTGAAGTCCGCATCATGCCATAAACAATCCAGGGTTGTCTGCCCATTTCAGCCACAATCCAGCCCAGCTGTATAGCAACATAGGGCAAAGGGATGATCCAGGGCAGAATTTTGAGCAGCCCGGGAGAATCCTCAGGCACCTTGCGCCTGAACCAGACCCAGGCTGCCAGTATGGGAAAGAGAAATCCAAGCCCAACCATGGTCCTGAAAGAGAGAAAAGTGGTCATCACAGGAGGGTGGTCGTCTCTCGGAAAATCGTTGAGTCCTTTTACTGCTGCATTGAAATCATGATAGGCCAGCAAGGACAGACCACCGGGGATTGGGAACAATTCAAGTCTGTTGCGCTGGTTCGAAGGATCAGGAATTACCAGCAGGTACTGCGGGGCCTGAGTTCTGGTCTCCCAGTGGGATTCCATGGCAGCAAGCTTTTCCGGCTGGTACTTGGCCACTGTGGCCCCGTGGGAATGTCCCTGAACAACGACAACAATGGCGAAAATCAAGGTAAAGGGTGCAGCAATGCGAAAGGATTTCTTAAAAAAGTCAACATTACTCCCTTTGGCAATGTGGTAGGCGGAAATGCCCAGCACAAAGAACCCGCTTAAAACATAAGAAGCACTGAGGACATGGATGAACTGGTGCCAGGCGAATTCATTGCTTATCAAGGCCATGAAGCTGCCCAGCTCCGCCCTTCCCTCTCCAAACACATAGCCCACAGGATTCTGCATCCAGCCGTTGGCCATAATGATCCAGAAGGCTGAGAGGTTGGCAGCCAGTGCTACCAGCCAGATGGCAGCATTGTGCATTTTAGGAGACAGTTTTTTCCAGCCAAAGATCCACACCCCAAGAAAGGTTGATTCCAGAAAAAAGGCCAGGGTAGCTTCAATGGCCAGCAAAGAACCAAAGATATCGCCAACATAGGCTGAATACCTGGACCAGTTGGTTCCGAACTGAAACTCCAGGGCAATGCCGGTTACTGCTCCAAGAGCAAAGTTGATTAAAAAAAGTTTCCCCCAGAACTTGGCCATGCGCCGGTAGGTTTCATCTCCGCTGCGGACGAATTTGAACTCCATGTAGGCCACCAGCAGAGACAGGCCAAGGGTCAGAGGCACAAAAATAAAATGGACAAAAGTAGTCATGGCAAATTGCAGCCGAGACAACAGCAAAACATCCATAAGCCTTCCCCTGTTTTAGATTGTTGAACAGAATTTATTTTTTACAGAACTCTCCCCTGGCAAGCTGTTCAAAATCAGCCTCAGCCAGGGTATCTCGAAGCCTCTGTCTTGCTTTCTGCCAGATCTGGTGCACTCCGCACAAGGGAGATCGAAGGCAGGAGTCAGGGCTCATAACGCACTCATTAAGAAAGATTTCACCGTCCACCGCTTCAACCACCTGCAGCAGGTTGATCTCATAAGGTTTTCTGGTCAGCCGGTAGCCTCCCCTGGCTCCCTGGCGAATCTGAATCAGTCCTGACTTTGCCAGGCTCTGGGCTACTTTGGCTAAATACGCATCCGGAAGTCCCATAGCCTCAATAATCTCTTTTTTGGGCACGATCCTTTCCCTGTCCTGCAAAGACAGATAAAGTACGCAGCGCACAGCATATTCTCCGGCTCTGGTCAGCATCATGGCACACAAACCCCCTTAGAGGACAAATAAGATACGATTAGTCCTAAATGAGACAAAACCTGCTGTCAATCACTTTTCTGAAAACTTCAGCCGATCAGGAAATTATGGGAAGGCAGGCCCGGGTGGACTGAGTCGTAAGCCCGGGCCAACATGGCTGGCACCGGGGTTTATGCCCGGTTTGGGGTCTTTAGCTGGTTGCGAAATAAAGGGCTTTTCCCTGCCAGGACCCTAATCAGTCTGGCCGAGCTACAGCAATATTTTTACTACCGCTTTAATCCTGACCGGACTGGCCTGGTGAAACACGATTGACAAAGGTTAAACAGAAGCCCTAGTCATTAAGGGGTATAAGCAGGATGCAAGTGGACCACCCCATGGGTGCCTTTTATTTTGCCATCAACCATAGGTAATAACGGGATAACCACAACTTCCCCTATTCTTTCATCATGGATAACCCACTGCACACCAGAACTGACCTAATATCTGAGGGCTGGGCAGTAAGGACCGGGCTAGCCATGAAACTGTCCATAAAGAACCTTGAACAGAATAATTCACCAGTCCAAAAACCCGAGTCCGGCTCCAGGCTTTATGAGTTGAATATGAAAAAATTATTATACCTGATGCTTATTATCTGCACTCTTGTTTCCCTGTCCTGCTCAGCTGCCAGGATAAGTGACCAGCAGCAATTGACTTACCTGGATCAATTGCCGCCCTTGCTGGACAGGGAGCTTTTCTTTGACGATGCCGAGGTTGATGGGGCCAGGCTGTCCCCGGATGGCAAGTCCATTATGTTTCGACAAAGATATAATGGAGTTATGAATATCTGGGTCAAAAGCATTGATGAGCCGTTTGAAAAGGCCAGGCCCATGACTGCTGACCAGCGTCCAGTGCATGGCTTCTTCTGGAGTAGAGACAGCAGGCTTATCCTTTATGTCCAGGACCAGGATGGCGATGAAAATTATAATCTGTATGCAGTAAACCCGGCTGATGAACCTGATCCAAAGACCGGCCTGCCTGAACCAAAAATAATCACAGAATACCAGGGTGTTCAGACCAGGATCTTATCGGTTCCCCGTGAAGACCAGGAGCATATTATCATTGGTATTAATGAGCGCGACCCCTCACTGCACGATGCTTATCAAGTCAATCTTCGTACTGGAAAGCGGGAGCTGGTTTTTAAAAACAAGCACAATATTACCGGCTGGACTTTTGATGATTATGGGAAATTGCGTTTTGTTTCCAGGCAGACCCCGGATGGAGGATCTGAAATCCTGCAGGTCAAGGATGATGAGCTTAAGCGGGTTTATCAGGTGGATTTTGGTGAAACCGCCAGGATCTCAAGGTTCTGCAAAGATAATGAGCGGGTCTACATGGTCACCAATAAAGGTGCTGATGTTGACCTTACCAGGCTGGTCATTTTTGAACCTGAAACCGGCCATAAAGAGCTGGTGGAAAAAGATCCTGAAGGTGAGGTCGATTTTGGCGGAGCCATTTTTTCAGATATCAGCCATGAACTGCTGGCCACAACTTATGTTGGGGATAAGGCGCGTATCTACTTTCATAATCAGCAGTTCCAAAAAGATTATGAAAAGATCAGAGCCCGGATCCCTGAAGGAGACATTCACTTCAGAGCAAGAAGTGCTGATGAAAACACATGGCTCATAGTAGTCAGTCGCGATGTTGATCCGGGCAGTGTTTATATTTTTGACCGCAAGGCCCAGGATGTTACTCTGCTTTATAGATCCAGACCTGATCTGCCTTCAGAGCATCTGGCCCATATGGAGCCTGTCAGATACAGCTCCAGGGATGGCTTGTCCATTCCTGGATATCTGACCCTGCCCAGAGGCCCTGAACCGAAAAATCTGGCCCTGGTGGTCCTGCCCCACGGCGGCCCCTGGGTCCGGGATACCTGGGGCTATGATCCCCAGGTCCAGTTTCTGGCCAATCGGGGCTATGCTGTTTTGCAGCCCAATTTCAGAGGGTCTTCAGGTTTTGGCAAGTCCTTTTTGAATTCCGGCAACCAGCAATGGGGCACTGGCTACATGCAACATGACATAACAGATGGAGTCAAATACCTGATTGACAAGGGTCTGGTCGATCCTCAGCGGGTTGGTATTTATGGGACTTCATATGGCGGCTTTGCCGCACTGTCCGGCCTGGCTTTTACCCCGGATCTTTACCAGGCAGGCATCTCCAATGTTGGGCCTTCCAATATCATTACTCTGATTGAGTCGGTTCCGCCCTACTGGCTTCCAGCCATCAAATCATTCCACTTACGGGTAGGAGACCCGGATGATCCTGAAGACCGGGCCAGGCTTAAAAACCAGTCTCCATTATTTTCCGCTGCCCAGATTAAGGCTCCCCTGCTTGTAGTACAGGGCGCCAATGATCCCCGGGTCATTCAGCGTGAATCAGATCAGATTGTGGATGTTTTGCGGGAAAAAGGCAGGCAGGTATACTATCTGGTGGCTCCGGATGAAGGACACGGTTTTACTGCCAGGGAGAACAGACTGGCGTTTTTTGTTAAAATGGAACGCTTTTTTGCCCAGCATCTTGGCGGGCGATATCAGAAAGGAGTTGCTTCAGATATCCAGCAGCGGCTAAAGGAGATCACGGTTTATCCTGAATGAATCTCTGGTCTTTTTTGATCAGCCCTATCCATGCTGGTTACCAAAACTCAACTTGAGCCGGTCATGGCCAGCACCTTAACCGGCCCCATCAATTGGGCCATACCTGCCTCAGCCTTTGAAAAAAGACCGCCATGCTTTGCGCCCAGGCTTAGCCCTGCCTGAATCATCCACCTCTCTTGGGCCAGCCTTGAAAATGACTGACAAGACCAGGCCATGGCCAACACCTTGACCAGACCCGTCTTGGTCCAGCCAATGGAGGAAGCCTGACCACTGCAAACAAAGTTGGCTTGACTTCTCCACCCCGGACCAATTAATGGCAGCAGATGGTCATAAAATGCTCTTAACCATGCCAATCCAGTCAAGCATCATCCCTTGGCCTGACATTTGCTATATGAACCATATCAGTTTGTCTTTGCAAACACACCCAGCCCCAAGAAACTTTTCAAACCAACTGATAAATGGAGATGATATGAAAAAGATTACCGCCACCTTCCTTGGCAACGTCCTGATCCTGCTCTTCTGCTGTTCCCTTGCCTTTGCCCAGACACTGCCCCTTCAAGAAGCATACAATGCCTGCCTCCAGAACTGTTCAATGAACGCTGATGACTGCAAGCAATGCTGCGACCATTATTTTAATCCTGTCACCAAAGAATGTCAGGCCAGATTTCTGAGTTGTCTGGACACTACCAACCATGATGCCGGAGTTTGTGCCTTTCGCCTCCAAAACTGCGGCGCAAAAACCAGCTACAGCTGCCCCTGACAACATCCAGATTGATCCGGTCCTGGCTGTTCTTTTTCAGCTCCGGCCAGGTTTTCTTACCCTGATCAAAAATAATCCCCAAAAAAGGCCTGCATCTGTCTAGATGCAGGCCTTTTGAACCTCATGACACCTGAGGACAAGATTGATCTGAAGTGGTCCCCATGTACCGGACAGTTAGGCAGCATTTAAGGGCCGAATCCTTGCCACTTCGGATTTAAGAGCCTGGTTAGCTTCCCACAGATCAACCGCCAGTTGAGCATTAAGCCAAAATTCTGCTGAATTTCCAAACAACCGGCCAAGCCGGATAGCCATTTGAGGACTGACAGCTCTCCGTTCCCGTATAAGTTCATTAATCGACTGACGTGAAACCCCCATCGCTTTGGCCAGTGCAGAAACACTCAACTCATAATCAGGCATGAAATCTTCACGTAGCATTTCACCTGGGTGAGAAGGTCGGCGTTTTATTCCAGTATTGTTGATAGCCATGGCCTTACCTCCTTTTAATGGTAATCGCATACCTCTACATCATATGCGTCACCACCTTTAAACCGGAAACAGATACGCCACTGATCATTAATAGCAATGCAATGCTGCCCTTCACGGTCATCTGTAAGTTTGTGCAACCTGTTTCCAGGTGGAACCTTGAGATCATCAAGA from the Desulfonatronovibrio hydrogenovorans DSM 9292 genome contains:
- a CDS encoding NfeD family protein → MKPPVLYTLLQIPGFLLLGIIVRFVWDQAWISAWTGWLIVSAWIIKDIAFYPLYRKALKSSPQSVIARLHGSRAVVCTALDPKGQVTLRGEIWQAVNLNGDLLEPGTLVVVEDNTGLTLQVRPLKVDR
- the cydC gene encoding thiol reductant ABC exporter subunit CydC: MNVLYPLLRLLLSQWKWMLLGVVCSAITLLANAALLSLAAWFLACMALAGISGVPFNYHLPAGGIRTLAIVRTLGRYAERLVSHQATFKLLTWLRVWFFRRLEPIAPAGIKDLHSGDIFSRIKSDIDNLDEFYLRFVLPVLSAVLVLSLVFIFVLNFSLAMALHLGLMWALAGAALPLATLHLGSSKGRAQVQSLVLMRTTAIDLARGLEELIVFGQTRNVAKLLLQENRNQALIQTGLMRIEALSESGLILFTGLALWGVLIISIPLVEAGTLSPQNLPMLAVLALLSFEGVQQLPSALKAWGRTRASAERLFSIINQPGVIKEPQTVMPEPDKWDIEFKKVSFVYPGRTVPVHQDLSFRIESGQKVGITGPTGSGKTSLVNLLLKFYVPDQGQIFLGGHELGKYDSWRIRSWIGVVAQDTYLFNATIRENLLLADPEASDRHLYAALGTAKLEDYVRSLPHGLDTLVGQAGTRLSGGQGRRLSIARTLLKKSRILFLDEPTEGLDPATEDELWKTLAEVMQGKTVILINHRQAGLKYMDKVISLKA
- the cydD gene encoding thiol reductant ABC exporter subunit CydD — translated: MPDLRVKKWLEGFIRPASTCLVLSTGLGLGAGILLIIQASVLAWTVHHVIFDDHGLVDVLPGLWLILGLIVCRTGLIWCSRYFSGLAAVKVKQTIRETLFRKLHSLDPVNTSLKSSGEMVNLMVDGVESLDGYFSGYLPQLALAAMIPPAILFFIFPLDWVSGLILLLTAPFIPFFMIVIGRKAESLNQAQWERINRLSHRFLDAIQGLTTLKMFNAGKREAKVVEQVSSEYAQSTLSVLKVAFLSSLVLEFMATVSVAVVAVIIGFRLLWGDMLFGSAFFILILAPEFYLPLRNLGTHFHSKMSAVSAAEKVVDFLDLPEHSPGSGTITAGFGSVEIEFDRVSYAYPGGQKIISNLSFQAPGPGLTCLIGTSGHGKTTSLRLILGLLKPDSGKVLVNRMDLHSLDQASWLKHVAFLPQKPHLLSRSIADNIRTGRGAAPLEQVRDAAVKARVHREIDSLPQGYETIAGEDGAHLSGGQRQRVALARTFIRDAPLVLLDEPGAGLDKKVRDMIYESILEMARTKCVIMVAHDEEILPRARNIVRIT
- the cydB gene encoding cytochrome d ubiquinol oxidase subunit II; this translates as MLETTWFLLWGILWAVYFALDGYDLGLGMNMPFLAQGETDKRVIYNAAGPFWDGNQVWLITAGGVTFAAFPATYAVLFSSLYTPLLLLLFALIFRGVSYEFRRKVDSDSWRKFWDGCNVLGSFLPALLFGVAFANIFMGIPLNAQQINEGNLLTLLNPYGLAGGVLFVVMFSMHGSLWLAVKSSGELEKRATSLARKMWVAVLVMVVVFLGLSLLYTSLFDNYLNNPALFIVLLLPVTGLVLTRKYLDNGEQWKAWASSAAGIIGVTLFGVIGLFPKLLPSTIDPAYSMTIANSASSTLTLQIMLGVALTFVPLVIAYQAWVHIRFGHKITQEDLEYEEAY
- a CDS encoding cytochrome ubiquinol oxidase subunit I; this encodes MDVLLLSRLQFAMTTFVHFIFVPLTLGLSLLVAYMEFKFVRSGDETYRRMAKFWGKLFLINFALGAVTGIALEFQFGTNWSRYSAYVGDIFGSLLAIEATLAFFLESTFLGVWIFGWKKLSPKMHNAAIWLVALAANLSAFWIIMANGWMQNPVGYVFGEGRAELGSFMALISNEFAWHQFIHVLSASYVLSGFFVLGISAYHIAKGSNVDFFKKSFRIAAPFTLIFAIVVVVQGHSHGATVAKYQPEKLAAMESHWETRTQAPQYLLVIPDPSNQRNRLELFPIPGGLSLLAYHDFNAAVKGLNDFPRDDHPPVMTTFLSFRTMVGLGFLFPILAAWVWFRRKVPEDSPGLLKILPWIIPLPYVAIQLGWIVAEMGRQPWIVYGMMRTSEAVSPGITTAQVAGSLAGFMAIYGLLVALCVFLLSKYGRKGPEPAVQE
- a CDS encoding RrF2 family transcriptional regulator, whose amino-acid sequence is MMLTRAGEYAVRCVLYLSLQDRERIVPKKEIIEAMGLPDAYLAKVAQSLAKSGLIQIRQGARGGYRLTRKPYEINLLQVVEAVDGEIFLNECVMSPDSCLRSPLCGVHQIWQKARQRLRDTLAEADFEQLARGEFCKK
- a CDS encoding S9 family peptidase codes for the protein MKLSIKNLEQNNSPVQKPESGSRLYELNMKKLLYLMLIICTLVSLSCSAARISDQQQLTYLDQLPPLLDRELFFDDAEVDGARLSPDGKSIMFRQRYNGVMNIWVKSIDEPFEKARPMTADQRPVHGFFWSRDSRLILYVQDQDGDENYNLYAVNPADEPDPKTGLPEPKIITEYQGVQTRILSVPREDQEHIIIGINERDPSLHDAYQVNLRTGKRELVFKNKHNITGWTFDDYGKLRFVSRQTPDGGSEILQVKDDELKRVYQVDFGETARISRFCKDNERVYMVTNKGADVDLTRLVIFEPETGHKELVEKDPEGEVDFGGAIFSDISHELLATTYVGDKARIYFHNQQFQKDYEKIRARIPEGDIHFRARSADENTWLIVVSRDVDPGSVYIFDRKAQDVTLLYRSRPDLPSEHLAHMEPVRYSSRDGLSIPGYLTLPRGPEPKNLALVVLPHGGPWVRDTWGYDPQVQFLANRGYAVLQPNFRGSSGFGKSFLNSGNQQWGTGYMQHDITDGVKYLIDKGLVDPQRVGIYGTSYGGFAALSGLAFTPDLYQAGISNVGPSNIITLIESVPPYWLPAIKSFHLRVGDPDDPEDRARLKNQSPLFSAAQIKAPLLVVQGANDPRVIQRESDQIVDVLREKGRQVYYLVAPDEGHGFTARENRLAFFVKMERFFAQHLGGRYQKGVASDIQQRLKEITVYPE